A DNA window from Paenibacillus andongensis contains the following coding sequences:
- a CDS encoding glycoside hydrolase family 2 protein, translating into MRRCMEMNDAWRFIRQNEEQAESELYNDEHWNMVNIPHTWNAIDGANGYEYYQGACWYRKAFTVEPSYEGSKVFIEFNGSNSITDVYVNGQHMGQHRGGYSTFRFDMTDVVKHGAENVLAVKVDNTVVDDVYPQKADFTFYGGIYRDVKMVVTDPVHFDLMDYGSNGVYIVQEEVSKEKAQLNIRSRLVNDSHEEKKVRLWADILDADNRIVTYASKEVILAAGETKTEELPCVIDNPTLWQGRKNPYMYSANISMTSFNDTIDELSIPFGARYFHVDPEKGFFLNGEHLPLHGVSRHQDRKDMGWAITEQEQVEDMAYIQEIGASSIRLAHYQHSQYFYDLCDKEGMVVWAEIPFISVMSQNELEGINAKQQMVELIRQNYNHPSIVFWGIQNEIQIGGERPEVRRLVRELHELTKKEDPTRLTTMANVLFVNEEDEYNRMTDVIGYNKYYGWYHGKTEDFAPWLDKFHSINPDVPLCISEYGAEGIVQYHSTDPKVKDYTEEYHALFHEKVWKTFEERPFLWATYVWNMFDFGANIRDEGGVKGRNNKGLVSYDRKIKKDAFYMYKAHWSEEKFVHITSKRHIDRAEGSIHVKVYTNCNQVTLYVNGNEFQSKTNDDKVFVFENVSLAEGMNEIRAVANEDNAQYVDIAKFNKVNEPNPSYEAPVEEKGGEVTNWFQMPDLDGEIEELQFTDDVYSSRCTFKELFENKDAEAVLNKYLGEGFRAQPTYGMTQGFKIDMLAEMAPEHFTEKLLYALNRELTKIKKNK; encoded by the coding sequence ATGAGAAGATGTATGGAGATGAATGATGCTTGGCGATTTATTCGGCAGAACGAAGAACAAGCTGAAAGTGAATTGTACAATGATGAGCATTGGAATATGGTGAACATTCCCCATACATGGAACGCGATCGATGGAGCAAATGGCTATGAATATTATCAAGGTGCGTGTTGGTACAGAAAGGCTTTTACGGTTGAGCCATCATACGAGGGAAGTAAAGTGTTTATCGAGTTCAATGGATCTAACAGTATTACTGATGTATACGTAAATGGTCAGCATATGGGGCAGCACAGAGGCGGGTACTCCACCTTCAGGTTTGACATGACAGACGTCGTTAAACATGGAGCTGAAAATGTACTTGCGGTAAAAGTTGACAATACGGTTGTGGATGACGTTTATCCTCAGAAAGCAGACTTTACCTTCTACGGGGGGATTTACCGCGATGTGAAAATGGTTGTTACGGATCCTGTTCATTTTGACTTGATGGATTATGGTTCAAATGGCGTATATATTGTTCAGGAAGAAGTATCTAAGGAAAAAGCCCAACTGAACATTCGATCAAGACTTGTAAATGACAGTCATGAAGAGAAAAAAGTTAGACTTTGGGCGGATATTCTCGATGCTGATAATCGTATTGTAACCTATGCCTCTAAGGAAGTTATCCTGGCTGCGGGAGAAACCAAAACAGAAGAGCTGCCTTGCGTTATTGACAATCCAACACTATGGCAGGGTAGAAAAAATCCTTATATGTACAGTGCCAACATTTCAATGACTAGCTTTAATGACACGATCGATGAATTATCGATTCCTTTTGGAGCCAGATACTTTCATGTTGATCCTGAAAAAGGCTTCTTCTTAAATGGCGAGCATCTGCCTTTGCATGGTGTATCAAGACACCAAGACAGAAAGGATATGGGCTGGGCCATTACGGAACAAGAGCAAGTCGAAGATATGGCATACATTCAAGAAATCGGAGCATCCTCCATTCGGTTAGCCCATTACCAGCACAGCCAATATTTTTATGATTTGTGTGACAAAGAAGGTATGGTGGTATGGGCTGAGATCCCCTTCATTTCGGTTATGTCGCAGAATGAATTGGAAGGGATTAATGCGAAGCAGCAGATGGTAGAATTGATCAGACAGAACTATAATCATCCTTCCATCGTATTCTGGGGGATACAAAACGAAATTCAAATCGGCGGTGAACGACCGGAGGTTAGAAGACTCGTTAGAGAGTTACATGAATTGACGAAAAAGGAAGACCCAACTAGGCTAACGACGATGGCCAATGTTTTATTTGTCAATGAGGAAGATGAATATAACCGTATGACGGATGTGATTGGTTACAATAAATATTATGGTTGGTATCACGGTAAGACTGAGGATTTTGCGCCTTGGCTTGATAAGTTTCACAGCATTAACCCCGATGTGCCGTTGTGTATATCCGAATACGGGGCAGAAGGTATAGTCCAATACCACAGTACGGATCCAAAGGTAAAAGATTACACGGAAGAATATCACGCCCTGTTCCATGAGAAGGTTTGGAAGACCTTCGAGGAGAGACCTTTCCTTTGGGCTACTTATGTATGGAACATGTTTGATTTCGGAGCGAATATCAGAGATGAAGGTGGAGTCAAGGGGAGAAACAACAAGGGTCTTGTCTCCTATGACAGAAAGATCAAGAAGGATGCCTTCTACATGTATAAAGCTCATTGGTCTGAGGAAAAATTTGTTCATATCACCAGTAAACGCCATATTGATAGAGCAGAGGGCAGCATTCATGTTAAGGTGTATACAAACTGCAATCAAGTAACGCTATACGTAAATGGAAATGAATTTCAATCTAAAACAAATGATGATAAAGTTTTCGTCTTCGAAAATGTATCCCTGGCTGAGGGCATGAATGAAATACGTGCAGTGGCCAATGAAGATAATGCTCAATACGTAGATATTGCAAAATTTAATAAGGTGAATGAACCGAATCCAAGTTATGAAGCCCCTGTAGAGGAAAAAGGCGGCGAAGTTACTAACTGGTTCCAAATGCCTGATTTAGATGGAGAGATCGAGGAGTTACAGTTTACGGACGATGTTTACTCCAGTCGTTGCACGTTTAAAGAGCTTTTTGAGAATAAGGATGCGGAAGCGGTCTTAAATAAATATTTAGGAGAAGGTTTTAGAGCGCAACCAACGTATGGCATGACGCAAGGATTTAAGATCGATATGTTGGCGGAAATGGCGCCTGAACACTTCACTGAAAAGCTGTTATATGCACTAAATAGAGAACTGACAAAAATTAAGAAGAACAAGTAA
- a CDS encoding response regulator, producing MKVFLVDDEKGIVDGLKKIIGRYIPECEIVGEAYNGIQGVSLIQACNPDIVITDIRMPQADGLEMIAMLKDVDCQAKFILLSGYADFEYARKGMRLGVQFYINKPVEEEELRDCVHKVMEAIREERANMQEVDTLKVRMLENTLCDIVDAGSDNPIYVSELLRLARIPMEQARYACALLEFDNSQGALTEYEIIEVFNQVDQLLKRQYQGVYRFRYSVLQIAILVTDSGVIAYNKLVHAIHRLKEEVFRELQKTMTAGVGTVKEQSVEISLSFEEARHALSYKVIQGDGAVIPYPDIMNLMGGRHTIPETLIEKLEVALDNTDEKECVNLIHDIFRHMEAERSISPTNIQLQCLNILLSSVRKMSFQQLQQNELLGRHILSLEAISRFRTLERLEAWMVEVIRGIISFKLENNMTKKKDIIAEIKKYVTEHYNESISLAELSARFFINPYYLSQLFKQKSGDTYLNFLAQTRINKAKELLEKTDLKVYEICETVGYSDTQYFARQFEKLTGFKPSEYRKNALKN from the coding sequence ATGAAAGTTTTCCTGGTGGATGACGAGAAAGGCATTGTGGACGGGCTGAAAAAAATCATTGGCCGCTATATCCCGGAATGCGAAATTGTAGGTGAGGCATACAACGGTATACAAGGTGTAAGCTTGATCCAAGCATGCAACCCGGATATCGTGATTACGGATATACGGATGCCGCAAGCTGACGGTTTAGAAATGATCGCAATGTTAAAAGATGTCGATTGTCAGGCTAAATTCATTCTGCTGAGCGGATACGCCGACTTCGAATACGCGCGCAAAGGTATGCGGCTCGGCGTTCAGTTTTATATTAACAAGCCAGTGGAAGAAGAGGAATTGCGTGACTGTGTTCATAAAGTGATGGAGGCTATTCGGGAAGAACGAGCCAACATGCAAGAAGTGGACACCCTCAAAGTCCGCATGCTTGAGAACACGCTGTGTGACATCGTAGACGCCGGCAGCGATAACCCCATTTATGTGAGCGAGTTGCTGCGGCTAGCTCGTATTCCGATGGAACAAGCCAGATATGCCTGTGCACTGCTGGAGTTTGACAATAGTCAGGGTGCCTTGACGGAATACGAAATTATTGAGGTATTTAACCAAGTGGATCAGTTGTTAAAGAGGCAGTACCAAGGTGTGTATCGGTTCCGATATTCTGTCCTGCAAATCGCCATATTAGTAACGGATAGTGGTGTTATTGCTTACAATAAGCTGGTTCATGCCATTCACCGCTTGAAGGAGGAGGTATTCCGGGAGCTTCAAAAGACGATGACTGCTGGCGTTGGTACTGTAAAGGAGCAGTCGGTCGAGATCAGCTTATCCTTTGAGGAAGCCCGTCACGCCTTAAGCTATAAAGTCATACAGGGAGACGGGGCTGTAATTCCATACCCTGATATCATGAACTTGATGGGGGGACGGCATACCATCCCGGAAACGTTGATTGAGAAGCTTGAGGTTGCTTTGGATAATACAGATGAAAAGGAATGCGTGAATCTCATCCATGATATTTTCCGACATATGGAAGCAGAGCGAAGTATAAGTCCGACCAACATCCAGTTGCAATGCCTGAATATATTATTATCGAGTGTGCGCAAGATGTCCTTCCAGCAGTTGCAACAGAACGAGCTTCTGGGGCGTCATATCCTTTCGCTGGAGGCGATTTCGAGGTTTCGGACACTTGAGCGTCTGGAAGCGTGGATGGTTGAGGTTATACGAGGAATTATTTCGTTTAAATTGGAAAATAATATGACCAAGAAGAAAGATATCATTGCAGAAATCAAGAAATACGTAACAGAACACTACAATGAATCAATCAGCCTAGCAGAACTTTCCGCCCGATTTTTCATCAATCCCTATTACTTAAGCCAGCTGTTCAAACAAAAATCAGGGGACACGTATTTGAATTTTCTGGCGCAAACTCGGATTAATAAGGCTAAAGAACTGTTGGAGAAGACGGATCTTAAGGTGTATGAAATTTGTGAGACGGTAGGTTACTCGGATACGCAGTATTTTGCCAGGCAGTTTGAGAAACTTACAGGCTTTAAACCGAGCGAATACCGCAAGAACGCGCTGAAAAATTAA
- a CDS encoding ABC transporter permease, with protein MIHRMKVFWPLYIMAIPGIVFLIIFKYIPLAGSVIAFQNYSVFKGFLDSPWVGFKNFETLFHYPDFIRVFSNTLVLGFLRIVIVFPVPVLLALMINEIRKSALKKGIQTALYVPHFLSWVIVAGIAFDLFSLSGLFNVVIGWFHHDPILVMQESSYFRIVYVLTSIWKDAGWGTVVYMAAMSSIDPQLYESAMIDGASRFKQIRHITFPLLLPTVLILLLLEIGNFLDLGFDQVFNLQTPMTYSVGDILDTYVFRTGIQQAQYSFATAVGLFQSVIGFMLVYMFNRLSRKVSDGGLW; from the coding sequence TTGATCCATCGAATGAAGGTGTTTTGGCCGTTGTATATCATGGCCATACCGGGTATCGTTTTTCTCATTATATTTAAGTACATCCCGCTGGCCGGCTCCGTAATCGCTTTCCAGAACTATTCGGTATTCAAAGGTTTTCTGGATAGCCCTTGGGTAGGTTTCAAAAATTTCGAAACCCTGTTTCATTATCCCGATTTTATCAGAGTGTTCAGCAATACTCTGGTACTTGGATTTCTGCGCATTGTGATTGTGTTCCCAGTGCCTGTCCTATTGGCGCTTATGATCAATGAAATCCGGAAATCGGCTCTGAAGAAAGGGATTCAAACGGCGCTGTATGTGCCACATTTTCTGTCATGGGTCATCGTAGCCGGTATTGCCTTTGATTTGTTCTCATTAAGCGGATTGTTTAACGTGGTGATTGGGTGGTTTCATCATGATCCCATTCTGGTCATGCAGGAAAGCTCATATTTCCGCATAGTTTATGTGCTTACTTCCATCTGGAAAGATGCGGGGTGGGGAACTGTCGTTTATATGGCAGCCATGAGTTCGATTGATCCGCAGTTGTACGAATCAGCGATGATCGACGGAGCATCCCGGTTCAAGCAAATTCGCCACATTACTTTTCCACTGCTGCTGCCTACTGTATTAATCTTGCTCTTGTTGGAAATTGGCAACTTCTTGGACTTGGGCTTTGATCAAGTGTTTAATCTACAGACGCCAATGACATATAGCGTAGGGGATATCCTAGACACTTACGTATTCCGGACGGGTATTCAGCAAGCGCAGTATAGTTTCGCGACAGCCGTCGGTTTATTCCAATCAGTTATCGGATTCATGCTAGTTTACATGTTTAATAGGTTGTCCAGAAAAGTATCAGACGGGGGGTTATGGTAA
- a CDS encoding extracellular solute-binding protein, with amino-acid sequence MVIKKLGVLAAVSALAFTVVTGCSDKTDSSKGASSSSAVPNQGTASKAEEIVDVEVWGTNIGYKPITKGSKLYEFYKEKLGVGVISPYVEWNGGTAYLNQLNLKIASGEMPDLFLPNSGIENSLAKNGAIADLTDLLPKYAPNLWEAIPKDMWDVVKANDPTGQGRIYYIPGMVDYGRYSGMIRKDWLDKLGLQMPKTQDEYVKVLEAFRDKDPNGNGQKDELPTGGRQEARWMDQLFAMYGVAMFEGYPDWDMYDGKLTYSAVSPNMKSALEFISKLYKDGLIDKESLLNDKAKWDGKVAANKAGNYFHWAEQTNLYLDNLQKNSGVKGNFASLPIPEVQGYKGFYTWKRFTPPAWVVKNQKDQKKLMATLKLLNNMYDKKNWNALYLGVEGMHYTMKDGKAIKLPDDKSTQENLILDPYAKISTLDFTTNLLKSTASEDRMWEIDQTVQIMQDAQKYAKVIAGDGMPASVYDGFPDINSRTLYIEYASKIITGQFPISKFDEFVEKWNKSGGEEVTKRAREWYAKVKK; translated from the coding sequence ATGGTCATTAAAAAGCTTGGGGTACTTGCTGCAGTCAGTGCTCTTGCATTTACAGTAGTAACAGGCTGTAGCGACAAAACGGATTCTTCTAAAGGTGCAAGTTCTTCATCGGCGGTGCCGAACCAAGGGACAGCTTCGAAGGCGGAAGAGATTGTTGATGTTGAAGTTTGGGGTACAAACATCGGCTATAAACCGATCACCAAAGGCAGCAAACTGTATGAATTTTACAAGGAAAAGTTGGGTGTTGGTGTTATCAGTCCCTATGTGGAATGGAACGGTGGGACTGCCTATTTAAATCAGTTAAATTTAAAGATTGCATCTGGTGAAATGCCCGATTTGTTTCTACCCAATTCGGGAATTGAAAATAGTTTGGCAAAAAACGGAGCAATCGCTGATTTGACCGACCTGCTGCCGAAATATGCTCCGAATTTATGGGAAGCGATTCCTAAAGATATGTGGGATGTTGTTAAAGCGAATGATCCTACTGGTCAGGGCAGAATATATTATATCCCTGGTATGGTAGACTACGGAAGATATTCTGGTATGATCCGCAAAGATTGGCTTGACAAGCTGGGTTTACAGATGCCGAAGACACAAGACGAATACGTCAAGGTTTTGGAAGCATTTAGAGATAAGGACCCTAATGGCAATGGGCAGAAGGATGAACTTCCGACTGGCGGCCGTCAAGAGGCGCGTTGGATGGATCAATTGTTTGCCATGTATGGTGTAGCCATGTTTGAAGGCTATCCGGATTGGGACATGTATGATGGCAAGCTGACGTATTCCGCGGTTTCACCGAATATGAAATCCGCCTTGGAGTTTATCTCCAAACTGTACAAAGACGGATTAATTGATAAAGAATCTCTTCTAAACGATAAAGCGAAGTGGGATGGCAAGGTTGCGGCTAACAAGGCAGGGAATTACTTCCACTGGGCAGAGCAAACGAATCTCTATTTGGATAATTTGCAAAAGAACAGTGGTGTGAAGGGGAATTTTGCTTCTCTTCCAATACCTGAAGTTCAAGGTTATAAAGGATTCTATACTTGGAAGAGGTTTACACCGCCAGCTTGGGTCGTGAAGAATCAGAAGGATCAAAAGAAATTGATGGCCACTTTAAAATTATTGAACAACATGTATGACAAGAAGAATTGGAATGCTCTGTACCTCGGCGTGGAAGGTATGCACTATACGATGAAGGATGGCAAAGCCATTAAACTTCCGGATGACAAGAGTACACAGGAAAATCTAATTCTTGATCCGTATGCCAAAATTTCGACCCTTGATTTTACAACCAATCTTCTAAAAAGTACGGCATCTGAAGATAGAATGTGGGAGATTGACCAAACTGTTCAAATCATGCAGGATGCTCAGAAGTATGCGAAAGTCATTGCTGGAGACGGCATGCCGGCCAGCGTTTATGATGGTTTCCCTGATATCAACAGTCGCACGCTCTATATTGAATACGCGAGTAAGATCATTACCGGACAATTCCCGATCAGCAAGTTCGATGAATTTGTAGAGAAGTGGAACAAATCGGGTGGTGAAGAGGTTACGAAGCGTGCAAGAGAATGGTATGCAAAAGTGAAAAAATAA
- a CDS encoding carbohydrate ABC transporter permease, producing MLESRGEKLFGSIVTFILLLLSFIAIIPMLSVLSTSFSSKRMVDLNLVTIWPKEFTLASWDFMMYRPDLWKSFFLTLGSTVIGTILALLVTALLAYPLSKTEFRWGPVIMIGVVIAMIFKPPIVPYFLTVRGIGLYNNPLVLIIPHILNPFNLIIMRSFFKGFSKELEEAAFMEGCGYFRMLFQFVLPLSKAVLATLALFYGVVLWNQFQHPLMFLQDTNLFPLQIKIRQFITDDNILTTGAVSTAGLAYNERTLRATTVIFAIIPVVVVYPFLQKYFVKGAMLGSVKG from the coding sequence ATGCTTGAATCAAGAGGGGAAAAACTATTCGGTTCCATCGTTACTTTCATCCTTCTGTTATTATCCTTTATCGCCATTATACCGATGCTTTCCGTACTCTCGACCTCATTCAGTTCTAAACGAATGGTGGATCTGAACCTGGTCACAATTTGGCCGAAGGAATTTACGCTGGCCTCCTGGGATTTCATGATGTATCGACCCGACTTATGGAAGTCATTCTTCCTGACACTGGGCTCTACCGTCATCGGTACGATTCTGGCGCTGCTCGTCACAGCCCTACTTGCTTATCCGTTGTCTAAAACGGAATTCCGTTGGGGCCCCGTCATTATGATCGGCGTCGTGATCGCGATGATTTTCAAGCCGCCAATTGTACCTTATTTTCTTACAGTGCGAGGTATCGGGCTTTACAATAATCCATTGGTCTTGATCATACCTCATATTCTAAATCCGTTTAACCTGATTATTATGCGAAGCTTCTTTAAGGGGTTTTCCAAGGAGTTGGAGGAAGCCGCCTTCATGGAGGGCTGCGGATATTTCCGAATGCTGTTCCAATTCGTACTTCCACTATCCAAGGCTGTGCTAGCCACGCTGGCGTTATTCTACGGTGTTGTGTTATGGAACCAGTTCCAGCATCCTTTGATGTTTTTGCAAGACACGAATTTATTCCCGTTGCAGATCAAGATTCGGCAATTCATCACTGATGATAACATCTTGACTACAGGAGCCGTCTCAACAGCTGGTTTAGCTTACAATGAGCGCACTCTTCGGGCGACAACTGTTATCTTTGCAATAATTCCTGTTGTAGTGGTCTATCCTTTCTTACAGAAATACTTCGTTAAAGGTGCCATGCTCGGTTCAGTGAAAGGATAA
- a CDS encoding cache domain-containing sensor histidine kinase → MKQSNWIGRIISTIRNMKLQSKLMGGYLLGCVIPVLVVSTLIYTQSVAGLEDSSQEFATLYTSQIENSLDQLMQEYDKITKSVLVDKDFISKLRDTKKMSMDELILQRETVRSTLRRVALLKQDIDTVMLISADSTVFQYTNTVSTVNESALLSQVWYKRTRNTDDTFFVTGLHDRSYYEDKGVGAIVTVGRMLLTADGAFAGWLLLDLDPFTLLAPNPDFVLARDKYAMSVIISDALGETVYHSDAASGKVSWKHVLDSGINYTGDVSDKDRIIISGSTKLGQLIIKTEIPRQKLLLRIQKIQAVTGIVILIGFIIMAFVSVGLNYAISKPIKSLRRSMKQAEAGQYMPIEKVQSHDEIGSLVKSYNNMIITIRTLIEDVYMAEIKQRQAKFLALQNQINPHMLYNTLESIRMKALMKEDQEVADMIKILARMFRLVLNKEGRKHSIKDELDYTINYLKLQNIRFDDRFRLDIRLSDDMLKCGIIPLVFQPIVENSISHGFIDYTQSMTIVIEGSWTEDDGVLIRIMDDGIGMTRDKQEELYALIEEAESAKYKVEQSEESVGKGLGLKNIAERIKLHYGDRYYLNIDSKDGIGTSIEIHIPKMFI, encoded by the coding sequence ATGAAGCAGAGCAACTGGATAGGAAGAATCATTTCAACGATAAGAAATATGAAGCTCCAGAGTAAGCTGATGGGGGGGTATCTACTTGGTTGCGTGATTCCAGTTCTAGTTGTAAGTACATTAATCTACACGCAATCGGTTGCGGGGCTCGAGGATTCTTCCCAAGAGTTCGCAACGCTGTATACTTCCCAAATTGAGAATTCCTTGGATCAACTGATGCAAGAATACGACAAAATAACCAAATCCGTATTGGTCGACAAAGATTTTATCTCAAAGCTAAGGGATACAAAGAAAATGTCCATGGACGAGTTAATTCTCCAAAGGGAAACGGTTCGGAGTACTTTAAGGCGAGTTGCTCTGCTCAAACAGGATATTGATACCGTCATGCTGATAAGCGCTGATAGCACTGTATTTCAATATACGAATACGGTAAGTACTGTCAACGAAAGTGCATTGTTATCCCAAGTTTGGTACAAGCGAACGCGAAACACGGACGATACGTTCTTTGTAACGGGGTTACATGACCGCTCTTACTACGAGGATAAAGGTGTAGGTGCTATAGTTACTGTAGGAAGGATGCTATTGACCGCAGATGGGGCGTTTGCGGGCTGGCTTCTCCTAGATTTGGATCCGTTCACGCTGCTTGCGCCGAATCCTGACTTTGTGCTGGCTCGTGATAAGTACGCGATGAGTGTGATCATTAGCGATGCCTTAGGGGAAACCGTCTATCACTCAGACGCAGCAAGCGGCAAGGTATCCTGGAAGCATGTTTTGGATTCCGGGATCAATTACACTGGGGACGTGAGCGATAAAGATCGCATCATCATTTCTGGAAGTACGAAATTAGGGCAGCTGATTATTAAGACAGAAATTCCCCGCCAAAAGCTGCTGCTAAGAATTCAAAAGATTCAAGCCGTAACAGGCATCGTCATCCTGATCGGGTTTATCATTATGGCGTTCGTTTCAGTTGGTCTTAATTATGCCATCTCCAAGCCGATCAAAAGCTTACGACGAAGCATGAAGCAAGCCGAAGCCGGACAGTATATGCCGATCGAGAAGGTGCAGTCACATGATGAGATTGGCAGTCTAGTCAAAAGCTATAACAATATGATCATAACGATCCGAACATTAATCGAGGATGTGTATATGGCGGAAATCAAACAACGGCAAGCGAAGTTTCTTGCTCTCCAGAACCAGATTAACCCTCATATGCTATATAACACCTTAGAATCAATTCGCATGAAGGCGCTGATGAAAGAGGACCAGGAAGTTGCCGACATGATTAAAATTCTTGCGCGCATGTTTCGGCTTGTTTTAAACAAAGAAGGCAGAAAGCATTCGATCAAAGATGAACTGGATTATACAATTAATTACTTAAAGCTTCAGAATATCCGCTTCGACGACAGGTTCCGTCTGGATATCCGTCTTTCAGATGACATGCTGAAGTGCGGCATTATTCCCCTTGTTTTTCAACCTATTGTGGAGAACAGTATCAGTCATGGTTTTATAGATTATACCCAGTCTATGACGATTGTCATCGAGGGTTCTTGGACGGAGGACGATGGGGTTTTAATTCGGATTATGGATGATGGCATTGGGATGACGCGAGACAAGCAGGAAGAACTATACGCCTTGATCGAAGAGGCGGAGTCGGCCAAATATAAGGTGGAGCAGAGCGAGGAATCGGTCGGCAAAGGGCTTGGTCTCAAGAACATCGCAGAACGCATTAAATTACATTACGGAGATCGTTATTATCTAAACATTGACTCGAAAGACGGGATAGGCACGTCAATCGAAATTCATATCCCTAAAATGTTCATTTAG